The following proteins are co-located in the bacterium genome:
- the trpA gene encoding tryptophan synthase subunit alpha — protein sequence MNKISEKFEELKKINKKAFIPYLTVGFPNLDLTYRIVLKVVEKGADIIELGVPFSDPLADGPTIQKSSQRALENKTNLKKVFSLAKELRDKTNIPLVLMSYYNPIYKYGINNFINDLNNCQIDGMIIPDLPPEEYGELKLLADQYNLATIFLVTPNTTPERIRLIVNKSSGFIYLVSVTGTTGVRDSLNQDLSFLIRQIRLITNKPICVGFGISNQDQVKEIAKIADGVIVGSALIDLILKEEKNPKMLDLLGDYIHQLVG from the coding sequence ATGAATAAAATCTCAGAAAAGTTTGAAGAATTAAAAAAGATTAATAAAAAGGCATTTATTCCTTACCTTACCGTAGGATTTCCTAATCTTGATTTAACTTACCGAATTGTTCTTAAAGTTGTCGAAAAGGGAGCAGATATTATTGAATTAGGGGTTCCTTTTTCCGACCCCTTAGCAGATGGGCCTACCATTCAAAAGTCATCCCAAAGAGCTTTAGAAAATAAGACCAATTTAAAAAAAGTATTTAGTTTAGCTAAAGAATTAAGAGATAAGACTAATATTCCTTTAGTCTTAATGTCTTACTATAATCCAATATATAAGTATGGAATAAATAATTTTATTAATGATTTAAATAATTGCCAAATAGATGGGATGATCATTCCAGATTTACCTCCCGAAGAATATGGAGAGTTAAAATTATTAGCTGACCAGTATAATTTAGCAACCATATTCTTAGTAACTCCTAATACTACACCAGAACGAATTAGGCTCATTGTTAATAAAAGTAGTGGTTTTATTTATCTCGTTTCAGTTACAGGGACTACTGGAGTTAGAGATAGTTTAAATCAAGATTTAAGTTTCTTAATTCGCCAAATAAGATTAATTACTAATAAGCCAATTTGCGTAGGATTTGGTATTTCTAATCAAGATCAAGTTAAAGAGATAGCTAAGATTGCAGATGGAGTGATTGTGGGTAGCGCCCTGATAGATCTTATTTTAAAAGAAGAAAAAAATCCAAAGATGTTAGACTTGTTAGGAGATTATATTCATCAACTAGTTGGATAG
- a CDS encoding PEGA domain-containing protein, translated as MMVKDFEEEEFREFKFEEEKPLEDGQLLEVTSPSPLPSTWKRLPALIVLIGVALFLIWGIVTKILPGEKYGSLSIVSNPPGALVYLDNQEKGLTPIYLPKIEAKEYNLKVTRGGFNGWSNLVKLEHKKTLELKIDLEDVAPPEIMSSPLSKVNPGEDLRIEATVKDNFQVGTVNLFYRKKNTEAYTCVKMIDSGNDIYWAVIPGLFITKEGMEYYIKATDGVNEITYPENPLTPQIASQITPSVSEPQIDIGSGNLTISSSPSEAEVYIDGKLEKSTTPIENISLREGKYGIRICQEGYLPWQGSVLIKKGKKNRLSVILKTKLSSIFVDSNIKGANVFINKKPYGKTPLRIKDLTPEIIYNVEVEHNGEIVYSSTVSPKTGEEKKIFIELATKLGKAYITSLPYGAKIYTGGKLLGITPLRNIKMPVGEHILKAEKEGFPEVTKTIRIIENKISFSNFDLESKE; from the coding sequence ATGATGGTCAAAGACTTTGAAGAAGAGGAATTTAGAGAGTTTAAGTTTGAGGAAGAAAAGCCCTTGGAAGATGGGCAACTGTTAGAAGTTACTTCTCCTTCGCCACTGCCGTCTACTTGGAAGAGACTACCAGCCTTAATTGTTTTAATAGGAGTAGCTTTATTTTTAATTTGGGGAATAGTTACCAAGATTTTACCGGGAGAGAAATATGGTTCATTATCTATCGTTTCTAATCCTCCAGGAGCCTTAGTCTATCTAGATAATCAAGAAAAAGGCTTAACCCCTATTTACTTACCGAAGATAGAAGCTAAGGAATATAATCTCAAGGTAACTCGAGGTGGGTTTAATGGCTGGAGTAATTTAGTTAAATTAGAACATAAGAAGACTTTAGAGTTAAAAATAGACTTAGAAGATGTAGCTCCTCCAGAAATAATGTCTTCTCCTCTTTCTAAGGTAAATCCAGGAGAAGATTTACGGATAGAAGCCACTGTTAAAGACAATTTTCAAGTAGGGACAGTAAATTTATTTTATCGCAAAAAGAATACGGAAGCATATACCTGTGTCAAGATGATTGATAGCGGTAATGATATTTATTGGGCTGTAATTCCCGGTCTATTTATCACTAAAGAGGGTATGGAATACTATATTAAGGCTACAGATGGAGTAAATGAAATAACTTATCCAGAAAATCCTCTTACCCCGCAAATTGCTTCACAAATAACTCCATCAGTCAGTGAACCTCAAATAGACATAGGTAGCGGAAATTTAACAATTAGTTCTTCTCCTTCAGAGGCAGAGGTTTATATTGATGGAAAATTAGAAAAGTCAACGACGCCTATTGAAAACATAAGTCTTAGAGAAGGAAAATATGGGATAAGAATCTGCCAAGAAGGGTATCTGCCTTGGCAAGGAAGTGTCTTAATTAAAAAAGGGAAAAAAAATCGACTATCGGTAATTTTAAAGACAAAACTAAGCAGTATTTTTGTAGATTCAAACATTAAAGGAGCAAATGTCTTTATTAATAAAAAACCTTACGGCAAAACACCTCTTAGAATTAAGGATTTAACTCCAGAGATCATTTATAATGTAGAAGTAGAACATAATGGCGAGATAGTTTATAGTTCTACTGTTTCTCCTAAGACTGGTGAAGAAAAGAAAATATTTATAGAACTTGCAACTAAGCTGGGAAAAGCTTATATTACCTCTCTTCCTTATGGAGCTAAAATATACACCGGAGGTAAGCTCTTAGGCATTACTCCTCTTCGTAACATTAAAATGCCAGTAGGTGAACATATCTTAAAAGCAGAGAAAGAAGGATTCCCAGAAGTAACTAAGACGATTAGAATTATAGAAAATAAGATCAGTTTTTCAAACTTTGATTTAGAAAGCAAGGAATAA
- the accD gene encoding acetyl-CoA carboxylase, carboxyltransferase subunit beta, producing MTWFRKPKYSIVTPSAMRAKIPDGLWERCSGCGELIFKKEWEVNLKVCSKCNYHFRLNSGERFEITVDKGTFEEDDGHLAPVDFLKFTDQKSYQERIKENQEKVNSKDAVITGCGCIEKVKTAIAILDFDFMGGSMGSVMGEKITRLIEKAINLRLPLLIISSSGGARMQEGIVSLFQMSKTVAALELFHQAKLFYISLLTHPTMGGVTASFASLGDIIIAEAKALIGFAGPRVIEQTIKQSLPPNFQQAEFLLEHGQIDMVVNRKALKTTLGKLLKFFS from the coding sequence ATGACTTGGTTTAGAAAACCTAAATATTCTATTGTTACTCCTTCGGCTATGAGAGCAAAAATTCCTGATGGTTTATGGGAAAGATGTAGTGGTTGTGGAGAGTTAATCTTTAAAAAAGAATGGGAAGTCAATTTGAAGGTTTGCTCTAAATGTAACTATCATTTTAGGCTAAACTCAGGGGAGCGTTTTGAAATTACGGTAGATAAAGGTACTTTTGAAGAAGACGATGGGCATTTAGCACCAGTAGATTTTTTAAAATTTACAGACCAAAAGTCATACCAAGAAAGAATTAAGGAAAATCAAGAAAAGGTAAACTCAAAGGATGCCGTCATTACAGGATGTGGATGTATAGAGAAGGTTAAAACAGCAATAGCTATCTTAGATTTTGATTTTATGGGTGGAAGTATGGGTTCGGTAATGGGTGAAAAGATTACTAGATTGATTGAAAAGGCTATAAATTTAAGATTACCCCTCCTTATTATTTCAAGTTCAGGAGGAGCTCGCATGCAAGAGGGAATAGTTTCACTATTTCAGATGTCCAAAACCGTAGCTGCCTTGGAATTGTTCCATCAGGCCAAACTTTTCTATATTTCTTTATTGACTCATCCTACCATGGGTGGAGTAACCGCTAGTTTTGCTTCTTTAGGTGATATCATCATTGCCGAAGCTAAAGCTCTCATAGGTTTTGCTGGACCCAGGGTCATTGAGCAAACTATTAAACAAAGCTTACCTCCTAACTTTCAACAAGCCGAGTTTTTGTTAGAGCATGGGCAGATAGACATGGTGGTAAATCGAAAGGCTTTAAAGACTACATTAGGAAAACTATTGAAATTTTTCAGCTAA
- a CDS encoding bifunctional folylpolyglutamate synthase/dihydrofolate synthase, which translates to MDKIKSPQQRLKLIIHVTGTNGKGSTIAFLNSILSEAGFKVGVYTSPHLISFTERIAINHTPILEEEVAEGLTYIRENIPEGLNLTYFEVTTALAFHYFAQKKVDLTLLEVGLGGRLDATNVVNSQISVITNIDYDHTDWLGDSLAKIAFEKAGIIKKNSEVITGVASGEALSVIERRALEMKSSLYLVNKDIKYRVEKSNTIWGEDFKYQNLELGLMGKHQTANAALALMAVELLRKKGVNISEEEIKRGLKKAKWLGRAQVISENPTILLDGAHNPGGAKALRELIEERYFQRPRIMIIGILKDKDVSGIIKELLGKDELVQVILCEPDCERALFTSEIRKEVLKYISEENVQEIKEIKKALNLAKDKATKDHLICVTGSLYTVAEVLNQVRESK; encoded by the coding sequence TTGGATAAGATTAAAAGCCCCCAGCAAAGACTTAAATTAATTATTCATGTTACTGGAACTAATGGCAAAGGATCAACCATTGCTTTTTTAAACTCCATCTTGAGTGAAGCTGGTTTTAAAGTTGGAGTTTACACTTCTCCTCATCTGATATCTTTTACGGAAAGAATAGCGATCAACCATACTCCTATTTTAGAAGAAGAAGTAGCGGAGGGACTTACTTATATTAGGGAGAATATTCCAGAAGGGTTAAATTTAACTTATTTTGAAGTAACTACGGCTTTAGCCTTTCACTATTTTGCTCAAAAGAAAGTAGATCTTACTTTATTAGAAGTAGGATTAGGAGGACGGTTAGACGCCACGAATGTAGTAAATTCTCAAATTAGTGTGATTACTAATATTGATTATGATCATACAGACTGGTTAGGAGATAGTTTAGCTAAGATTGCTTTTGAAAAAGCTGGTATTATTAAAAAAAATTCTGAAGTAATTACCGGAGTTGCTTCTGGAGAGGCTTTGTCAGTTATAGAAAGAAGAGCTTTAGAGATGAAATCTTCTCTCTATCTAGTAAACAAAGATATTAAGTATCGAGTAGAAAAAAGTAATACCATTTGGGGAGAAGATTTTAAATATCAAAACTTAGAGCTAGGACTTATGGGTAAACACCAGACAGCTAATGCTGCTTTAGCCTTAATGGCGGTGGAATTATTAAGAAAGAAGGGAGTAAATATTTCCGAAGAAGAGATTAAAAGAGGACTTAAAAAAGCCAAGTGGTTAGGAAGAGCTCAAGTGATAAGTGAAAATCCTACCATCCTATTAGATGGAGCTCATAATCCAGGGGGAGCTAAAGCTTTAAGAGAACTGATCGAAGAAAGATATTTCCAGAGACCAAGAATAATGATCATCGGTATCTTAAAAGATAAAGATGTCAGTGGAATAATAAAAGAGCTTTTAGGTAAAGATGAGCTTGTTCAAGTAATATTATGTGAGCCTGATTGCGAGAGAGCTCTTTTTACTTCAGAGATAAGAAAAGAGGTCTTAAAGTATATAAGTGAAGAAAATGTCCAAGAGATAAAGGAAATTAAAAAAGCTTTAA